Proteins encoded together in one Bacteroidales bacterium window:
- the cas2 gene encoding CRISPR-associated endonuclease Cas2, whose protein sequence is MPELKRLNQYRIMWLLVFFDLPTETKKDRRNAGLFRKGLLKDGFSMFQFSIYMRHCASRENAEVHIKRVKSFLPPDGFVAIMQITDKQFGMIELFHGKKKEKLPEMPQQLTLF, encoded by the coding sequence ATGCCGGAACTTAAGCGTTTAAATCAATACCGAATTATGTGGCTGCTCGTTTTCTTTGATTTACCGACCGAAACAAAAAAAGACCGCAGAAATGCCGGCCTGTTCAGGAAAGGACTTTTAAAAGACGGCTTTTCAATGTTTCAGTTTTCAATTTATATGCGACATTGTGCAAGCAGAGAAAATGCCGAAGTACACATAAAACGCGTAAAAAGTTTTTTGCCTCCCGACGGTTTTGTGGCAATAATGCAAATTACCGATAAACAATTCGGGATGATTGAACTTTTTCACGGCAAAAAGAAAGAAAAACTGCCGGAAATGCCGCAACAACTTACACTTTTTTAG
- the cas1 gene encoding type II CRISPR-associated endonuclease Cas1, with the protein MIKRTLYFGSNTYLSTKEEQLVVKFEDINNPSAKIPIEDIGVIILDAHRLTISQTLISKLLHNNVALITCDEKHMPQGLMLNLDGNTVQQERYKYQTEASLPLKKNLWQQTIKAKIRNQRTLLMNIGIDTMTSSHRINKKPFENMQYWEQSVKSGDPDNYEGRAAAFYWKTLFADIFDNFKRGRFEKAPNNLLNYGYAVLRAVIARSLTASGLLPLFGIHHHNKYNAYALADDIMEPYRPFVDAIVRDLCEKYYSDDWNEKDFELTPEIKKELLQIPVLDVIIDNKRSPLMNASHRTAASLFQCFAENSRKILYPEFVE; encoded by the coding sequence ATGATAAAAAGAACACTGTATTTCGGCAGCAACACATATTTAAGCACAAAAGAAGAGCAACTTGTCGTAAAATTTGAAGATATTAATAATCCTTCAGCAAAAATTCCGATTGAAGACATAGGTGTTATTATTCTTGATGCTCACAGACTTACAATCTCGCAAACTCTTATAAGCAAACTGTTGCATAATAATGTTGCTCTTATCACCTGCGATGAAAAACACATGCCGCAAGGGCTGATGCTTAATCTTGACGGTAACACCGTTCAACAGGAGCGTTATAAATATCAAACAGAAGCAAGTTTGCCTTTAAAGAAAAATCTTTGGCAGCAAACCATTAAAGCAAAAATAAGAAATCAAAGAACTTTGTTAATGAATATAGGGATTGATACGATGACTTCGAGTCATCGTATCAATAAAAAACCATTTGAAAATATGCAATATTGGGAACAATCCGTAAAATCCGGCGACCCCGATAATTACGAAGGACGTGCCGCCGCATTCTATTGGAAAACATTATTTGCCGATATTTTTGATAATTTTAAACGCGGACGTTTTGAAAAAGCACCCAATAATTTATTGAACTACGGCTATGCCGTTTTAAGAGCCGTTATTGCTCGCAGCTTAACGGCTTCCGGATTATTGCCGCTTTTCGGTATTCATCACCATAATAAATACAATGCCTATGCTTTGGCAGATGATATTATGGAACCCTATCGCCCTTTTGTTGATGCAATTGTAAGAGATTTATGTGAGAAATATTATTCGGATGATTGGAACGAAAAAGATTTTGAACTTACTCCCGAAATAAAAAAAGAATTGTTGCAAATTCCTGTTCTTGATGTTATTATTGACAATAAAAGAAGCCCTTTAATGAATGCATCACATCGAACGGCTGCAAGTTTATTTCAATGTTTTGCCGAAAATTCCAGAAAAATATTATATCCCGAATTTGTAGAATAA